The window caggagttggctcCCTTCTTTTGCCATGtcggtcctggggattgaacttagattGTCAGACTTGGCAACAAATGCCTTTCTCTGCTGAGCATCTCCCCAGCACAATAACTTGAAGATTAACAAAAATGAGCACAGCATTCTTTTAGTGAACGAAGGGGATGCACGGGTGGtttctgaaagaagaaaaccaagtgAGGaacaaagcacattttaaaatataagttagAAGGAGGCACAATTCCTCTCTTGAATCCATGGAGGCTTTCTGTGAAGATTAACAGCCAAAGCTAGGAAGCTTGCAATAATGCAGGTGCTTTCACACTGACGTGAGGAATCAAAACTGGTGTCACCTTCCTGGGAAGTCCAGTCATGAGCTACAGCAGTCTCACTAAAAGTGCTTGCACCCAGGGGAAGTGTGATTCCCCACTCCTTATCCGTAGCTGTACTCAGTGACTTATTCCCTAACAGTGCAGATGGGCGGGAAGGAGAAACGATTCTACACAATCACCCTCTATAAACTTCACCATGGCCACCAGGTGAGCAAGGTCACCGTCAGGAGTCACACATCATGTTGACAGACTGCATGATGGAGTGAAACTGGCACATTACCTTTGCGAGCATCCTCTCCCAGACCCATGACCCCATCTAGTCATGGGAGAATACATCGGAGAAATCTCAACACAGCCTATACTGTGTCTGACTGGCACTCCTCAGAATTGTCAAGGTCACCAAAACCAAGGGGGCTCTGAGAAACTGACCTCCCAGAGGAGTCTAAAGAGGCATGACTATCAAATGTAATATGTCCTGGGATGTTCCAGAATGAAAGGAGAACATGGTAAACTCCAAGTCTGAATGAAGAATGGGCTTCATTTAACAAGCGTTGTCATTGACTTGCTAATCGTAACAAAATTAGCATGGTAAAGAGATATTtatgagacaaagacagacactacctcacagtgaaaggctggaaaacaactttccaagcaaatggtcagaagaagcaagctggagtagccattctaatatcaaataaaatcaattttcaattaaaagtcatcaaaaaagataaggaaggacacttcatattcatcaaaggaaaaatccaccaagatgaactctcaatcctcatcttcggttggtttatatacaagtgtgcaatttctaggcttgaaagtaaaatgatgctatctggtgctggatagaggagccttattttttattatggcagcttgctatttttgtaacatggtgatttggttgaacacaataaagtacagtagtaactgatctccccttcttcctggatgagtgaggagatgattaaatgttgatgtcagcatccttgagcatattcagatgagcttctgcttctgttgaaaaggatgctgtgtttgattgtggtccgaagctttgaagcactacttggcatctccttccttggaggtctcactgtttaaacataacagatttgatagcttgttggtaaggtgaggtccagcttgtctccactaggtcatcttcatgtgaatccggtggttatacggttttgttttagggatatttcattttttttaataacggttttagctgacattcatggagagaatgaatccttagaactgtgccactagtgaaaggaaatcctgtctagagtatgtttctttacaaagctgtgtcacaccatcctttgggccctctgctggaaaagtagaatcaagtctcaaataatgccttttaaattgtatcctctagtattatagatgtaggacagtactgtatcatacctctgtggatgtaaaatagcttgtacctgctttatgatacgtagtagtgaccgtgctttatcagagctgtttttaatgatgttgctcagaatgttttctttccagatgatgattgagaagctaatttaaaaaaaaaatggtgccaggtaccacaagagtaacagaactgtgctgttttctcgggttttgtttttttaattttttttttttaatggagtgtgctggatgtctctacagttttgttcagatgactgcagaacctggaaaagctgttgctgctgttgatgcataacacactgctattattggtctttttatataaatataaatatatatatacagatatataatttgaattttttgaaactttagctgtgctgtcaactttggaaaaaagtatccccgtttactgtgttgagttggcactgtacagaaattaacagccatattggtctagaaatgttgaacttaagttttttccatttgtacaggggtaacacactgtattaaatatgtaaggtcttatctatgtgggtttgattacaaaaactaataaagtattctctaaatttaaaaaaaaaaagagatatttaTACAAGGCAGGGAGGCGGGAGATTACAGAAACTCTGCACATTTGTCCTATAAATCTAAAACCATCCTTGAAATAATAAAGTCTATGAGGCGTTTTTAGAATGATTATTTGGTATTTACACGAATGTTAGCATGTTCgtgtcctgatttttttttttaataaaatgactgcAGATGCAGGAAAAGACGAAACTTTACACAGAGGGATATGTCAGCATTATTCACCATAGATCTAACCTGAGTGTTCACCACTAGTCTGACCAAAGAAACTAGCCTTCAATTCAATGGAATATTTTAGCATTTAGAAATGCAGTAGCCTACATATGGCATACATCAATAATCCTCAAGAAGTTAAATAAAAGCCTGACCTTCTGTAGCAAGATcctgacaaagaaagaaaaggtacaAGGGACATGGTATGGTGGCAGGATGTCTGTGAGGCCCAAGGCTCAGTCCTCAGTACTGAAGAAAAACATCAAGTATACTGAACAATATGAATATAAACCAATGACatattagaagaaaaactaggttgTGAAATACATAGAGAGAAAATTCTGTGCATATTAAGTCAGACATAGGATGGCCAGACAGACGGACATAGATGAAAGGCAGAGTTTGATTTCTCTTCAAgcttgtgttttttaaaatttcccctTTCATGGGAAAGAACATGTAAGACATGGTTGACCATTTTAACTGTTTTAAGTTTATATTTCAGCAGCATTTAATGCATTAGCAGTGATTTACAACTTTCACTTACCTAGTTCTAGAATATGCCTTTGCCACAGAAGGAAATCCTGTCCCCAACAAGCAGTTACTCCCTATCTCCTAGGCTCCTAGGCTGACAACACCCCTCAGCTTCCCATCTCTGTGGTGGATTTGCCAATTCTGTATGTTTCCTAGGAATGAAGTACACAACACACAACCTTTTATGTCTAGCTCTATTCACTTAACACAGTGCCTTCACAGTCGATACAAGTTACGAAGTGTAAAATAGTTTATTCTCCTTtacagctgagaaatattccaggGTATGCACATGCCAAACCTTATTTACACATTCGTCTGTTGataaacattgtttttttttctgtcttcattttgaATGGTCCTgctgtgtatatgcatacacaagtTTTCATTTGAAAACTTTGTGTCTACAGTTTTAAAATGCTTTCCTTAAAATATATCCAACTAAGTTGTACTAAGTTCTCTGGTTTATACCACTCTGAAATTTCCTGAATTTATTTACTTGTGATCAATGATCCAGTCTTCCATTCACTGCGCATGTGAACTCTAGCCTcaaattatatatttgttttgttttgttttgttttgttttgtttccggagctggggactgaacccagggtatATATTTGTTTGATTGAACAgtatttttattaagaaaaacaaCATGGACAACCACACCTTTTTCATCTCACATCACAAAACATATTCATTATAGGGCGTTTGCAAGAATTAATAGGACAATATTTGAGACTGAATCACTTTATATCTCTCCTTGGAGAGTTTGGAAATGtgatttttatgattttatcCATGATATCCTGCATCATATGGAcaataatgaagaaaacaaaatgcaccTTTAAAGACGTTTTGATTTTTATTGGGGAGGGACATTGTGGGGGTGGATGAAAATGCAGGTATGTGCTATTGTGATCCActtgacatgggtgctgagacctgaactctgggcctctgcaagagcagcaggagcttttaacctctgagccacctttccTGCCCCAGCCTTTACCCTGTGTCAACAGTGCATTATTTCAACGTTGATAATCTGTACTATGTGTAGTTCAATATTTAGTTTACCTGAGAATTGGGTTTAATAGAGCGGTGTTTAACCTGtgagttgtgacccctttggcaaacctctaccTCTAAAAACATTTACaatatgattctttttttttttttttttttcggagctggggaccgaacccagggccttgtggttgctaggcaagcgctctaccactgagctaaatccccaacccctacaataTGATTCTTAACAAtagcgaaattacagttatgaagtggcaacaaaaataattttcatggttgggggtcactataacatgaggaaccgtattaaagggctgcagcattaccaagattgagaaccactgtcttaggaGAAGTGTCAAGCTATTTACCAAAAGCCTTCTCATGTGGGAATACTACTGAAATATAgatattacatttattatatgcatatacatacatatatacaattgcACTGATGCACACAGCACACCAATGATCCACAATGGTAACCTCACTGAGGAAAAGACactaaccaaaaagaaaaaaattaaattaaattatccTATCTGTACAGAACTCTAGATTATGTTTGTTACATTAAGTTTCACATCAAAACTCATCGTACATTGAAACTGTCTCTTgttatctgtcttagttagggtttctattgctatgatgaaacgccatgaccaGAAGCACGTTGTGGAtaagagggtttatttggcttacacttcctcaCTGTAGTCCATCATTAAaggcagtcaggacaggaactcatacagggcaggaacctggaggcaggacctgatgcagaggctTCCCAcagctttctctgtttcctttcttatagaacccaggaccaccagcccagggatggcaacacccacaatggactgggcctgCCTCCATCATTTACTAattaaaaaatgccttacagccagatcttGTGGAGGCATATCCTTAAGTGAAGTGCCCGCCTTACAGacgattctagcttgtgtcaagctgacataagactagccagcacactaGCTAATTGAATCTGGGCTATTTAAATCAAAATGGAGTGCAGTTTAACTCATTGAAGAACAAGGAGCGAGCACGTTACAAACGAATATTTACACTATAGCTGAGTCCATTTTTCGTGTCATAGCTTGACCTATGACCTCCTTTTTATCGACCTTTTGAAGGTAGGGTTTATTTTCCTGGTCGGTTCCATTTAGTGTCTTCTGAATACCACAGTATGAGGAAAGTGAAGAGGCCTCATGACATAAGGGCACGGCGCTCTCTGCATCCCTCTCAGACCTCCTGTTCCAGGGAAAGCAGGCCACTATACTGTAAGAACACTCACGCAGCCCTACACTGAGTCCTTCATGACAAGGACAGAAACATGAGAGAGTATTTATGACCTTAAGCTGCTCACATAACAACAGATAATGAAAAGAGGCCCCCTTATCCAAACCAGCAACAGTTAGAACTCTCTCTGACAGGAAGTGTACAATACTGTATCGTGATTAGGAATTACGTGCAGTGTTCACAAAGTGCACCACTGCACTGTGTAACTTGAGGAAtttgtatgcatacacatatccCTCGATAACCACCACCCAAATGAAGATATAAACTGTTTCCTCTATTCTAGGAAATTCTCCACATCCACAGCCAGTCCATAgttcttgctttaaaaaaaaaaaaattcctttgatCAATAATCATAGTTTAGTTTCACCTGTTCTTGACCAGATAAATGGAATCTTCTCATATGTAGTCTTCTATGCCTGGCGTCtttcacatatttcttttttttttttatgttttgttttgctctgagaCAAGATGTCagtatgcagcccaggctggtcttgaacttacactGTAGCCCAACTAACCAAGAACTCGATAATTCCCCTGGCTCATCCACCCTACTCCATATTATAGACTCTCACAACCATACCCAGGTTCCTCCTGGGGGCTGGGGTGCAGAGTTTtccctttgttttgattttggagacagagtcttactgtgtagcctgggctgacctggaattggctctgtagaccatgctggcctcgaactcagagagatcctcctgccacTGACTCCCACATACTAGGATCAGAGGCGAGTGCTACCACAATGgactttgtttttttcctttttgaggcaGGTGAGACTTAAATTCAAGattttcctgccttagcctcctgggtATCCAGGACTACAAGTGTGACCCACTGTGACCAGCACATCTATCATCATAACCAGTCTTAAATGTATCTGTGTtgtatatattttgtttgttttctccttttattgCCAAGTGGCGTTCTGTTTTGCACAAATAACAAATGTATCCTTCCCGGTTAACAGGCAATCATATGGTCTCCAATTTGAGGATACTGTGGATATGTCTGCAATGAATAGTCTCACACTTGTTTCTCTGTGGACATACGCATTCATActcctgggggaaaaaaaatcttagaatgAATGCATCATAGAGCACATGTTGAAACATGAGTTTTATCCGAAGTAGTAGCGTTTCCCATTCTCACCCCTGAGAGGTCTTTTgttcctgtttctgttttgtttttcaatcatTTGAAACAACCCCCCCccttaataagaaagaaaaataaaagttggtTTTGATGCAAAATGAACGGCGACAAAGACAGCTTTCTAAACTATTTGTACAAGGCGAGAAACGCAGCCTAAAAGATGCAGTGCTGACAGCTCTCTCCGGGCAAACACTGTGATGGCATTCATTCGTTCGGAAATACTTTCTGTCATTTAGATCAAAGGTCTGTACACAGATAATTCACGTGGGAGACTCAAATCCCAAAAGGAGCAGAGTTTTCGTAAAGCATCCTTCAGATGCTCTTTCCACAAAGATGGTCACCACACAGGGTCCATGTTTACTCCCCAGCCCAGGAAGGTGACACATGAATCATCTCACTGCCTTACATAGCCCCGAGTACTGACTCAGCTGGGCTTCCCTTGAGCACCGCTACAAATAAACAGAGCAGGGAACTTTACTAATGATGCACTCTGGGGCACCAGCCGTGACTGGCATGGGACTCTGCACAGGGAGGTGGCTCCTCGGTCCTCTGCTTCAAAGGTGTCCTGGATCCTCAGACCTCAGAAAGGAACAACAAAGAGGGCAAAGCCAGAATACCTGCTGCGCTCTCAGGACCCTCGGGGATCACCATTGACTTTTTCTCCTATGACTCAGAGCTGACAATAAGCTAGTTGCCCAAGAATGAGAAGTGCTTATGATTAGCCCTCTGCAGAAAGATGAAGCCATTGTGTttaagagcagagagagtgaGGTGAGGCATCAGAGAGTCAGGCAGGCACCCAACGGGACCTTTCCACACAGGTGGGGCACAGCAAGAAAGCAAGGCAGATTCAGAGGGCTCACAACACGCTGTTGACAGGCATTTCcaaaaagaattccaaaaaaGACCAGACCTTAATAAATCATGACTTTTTCAGATGACAAGTGCTCTTGCATGAGTGTAAGGGGAATAAGAGACTAAGTTAAGTGGTTACCAGAGCATTGATTGACTTAATCCCCACAAGGACCCAGTGAATCAAACATCATTGTAAAGATGACCTCTGCCAAGCATGgcggtacacacctataatcccaacactcaggaggctgaggctggagggttgtgaatttcaggttagccttgggtacatagcaagaccctatttttaataaaaacaaaaacaagaccaaaaacaaataaacaacaacagcaacaaaaagcttCCTCAGCAGAGTTAACAAGTTTTCAGACGTTCTCCCAAACTCAACCTGCATGTTTGTACACCTGCTATATCCCATCTACTCAGGGCTGAGATAGGGCTACGTAAGCCCAAAGCCAACCTGAGATACACAGTtccaaaaataaaacattgttgttattattattattattattattattattattattattattaatctccCTTTTCTAAGTCCTTACTCTCTAGAACCTTTTGACATTACAACAGGATAGTGTCATCTATAAAATTCACACTTGAGAACTGTGCAATCAAGccaaatgataataataaataataatgataaaataataacCTCTTAAATAAGTTTTCAGCTTCATGTTAGCCAGCATGTTGGCTGTGCCTGCTCTACACTCCTCTAACAGTTATAATGTTCAAAAGGAATCAGAGCTAGGAGTAGTGCGCACGCCTctgatcctagcactggggaggcagaggcaggggatctctgggagttcaaagccagcctggtcgacacaaaaagtttcaggccagccagagctatatagagaCACCTTCACTCAAAAAAgggatgtggggtggggtgggggatagaCTACATTATGTGTTACAATTATGTTCTTGGGAACAAATAACTTGCCACTGCCCAGGATTTGCTTGTTTTTCCTATAGACATTTACTAAAACACCTTTTCCCAGAAGGCCATAGCCCTGAGTCACTGGGCCCTATTGGCTAGGTTTGAGCTTGTATGACCAGACCAGGAAGAACATGATTCCTCCTATCTGACTCCATTTTCATTGCTGAAGTTCTTTCTTATTCctgcatttttgttttatcttgctttgcttttgtttcttttttttttattcatttattatatatgagtacactgtagctgtcttcagacacaccagaagagggcatcggatctctttacagatggctgtgagccattttgtggttgctgggaattgaactcaggacctctggaagagcagttggtgctcttaaccactgagccaactctccagcccctgctcttgtttctttaagacagggtttcaccctgtagcccaggctagattaGAACACACTGGGTAAATAcgccagcaatcctcctgccccagccccctAAGTGCCAGAATTTCgggcatgcatcaccatgcccagcttttggATCTTCCTGATAAAAGAGGACCAGAGCCCTTAgctggtttgcccttattaaaCTACGAAGGTCATTTCTTCCCCAGGCTTTACGAGCAGCAAACCCTCATTTCCCTCCCACGATGTCTTCCTAAGTCTTTTGCAATTAGGCTCGTTTCTCTAGGTTTCCTACGGCAGGCATCTGAACGGAATTAAAGCACAAGCACGTGCCAAAATAATCTGTTCCCAAGATAGTAAATGCTGAGAAGTTCTATATTGGAACGCGCCGGGCGCTGACTGGCTGGGGCGTGATTAACCTAATAAGCTTAAAGCGTCGCTTGCCATCCACATCTGTCACGACATGAGCAAAACACGGGCTCATAATCCGTGAGACCGGGGCCCCTCCGAACCGTCCCAATGCTCACTAACAGCATCAAAACTTAGGGCATCAGGCCTGTCTTCCTCTTCACTATGGCATGGACGCCAAGTCTAGGAGTTTGTACCATGGACTTCCAATCCGGCCTGGAGCTGTCCAGATAGACCAGCCAGACAGCTTCCTGTTACCAAGGATTCTCCAAAGACTGTGAAGGTAGGAGATGGTGACAAGCTGAAGCCATGGGGTGCACACCGTCACACAATGTCATCGTCAACAGCGTCGCCAAGAGTGGCATTCAGTTCTTTAAGAGGCCTAAAGCGATTTTGCCAGGATGTCAGTGGGGCAGCCAAAAATGCCCCATCCCTTTGCTAATTCAAAGTTCCACCTTCTGTGACCCTGGTGGGGAGCTGCACCCGGGAGCGAGGCTGGCAGAGGagacagcaagttccaggaagcTCCCGGACATGACTGAAGGTCTTTGTCAGCTCCCAGAAAGCCAAACCTTCCACATGAACAAATCACAAAGCCGCATGGCTACAGACATTTCGTTCAGGACAGAAGGCTCCCACAGGACACAAGAAGTAGAGTTTTCTGGGAAAGAGGGTAAGGAAAACACTCCCCGGGAGACCTCAGAGCGGGGCAGAGAGCCAAAGTGCCATCCATCAGACAGCCAGGACCATTGCTGCCAAACAGTTCCTGAGCCAAAAGGCAAAGTGGACTTCCCTGAGTCCCTGGTAAAGGCCCACCAGCATGCTTACGCCTACCTGCACACCAGCCTTTCCAGATATGAAGCAATTGTGCACCTCGTCCAGCAAGCCAGCCAGACCTGGGAGCTCTTGCAGTCCATGCTTAGCTTCCTGCTGCTGGGCTTCGAGGAGGCCAGCCAGCTTCTGGGAGAAATCTCTAAAGATGGAGAGGTGCTCCTCCGGGAAGTTAGAGGGGATCTGGCATGGCCGGTGAGGAAGGGTGAGCCCTGGGAACACCCAGACCTCCTTCAACAGCTGCTGCAGTATACAGTCAACAAGCTGCAGGTGGTGCACAGCACAGTGGCCGCCCTCACGGGGAGCTTCCTGGAAGGCTCCAGCAGCTACCTCAGAGCCACTGCCGGCCACCTCGAAGGTAAGCTGAgtaccaagagaggtatagatgaaTGTCTCCTGAGGGCCCTGGGACAGCTAGAGAGTCTGACCAGTGGCTCCAGTGACCCGGGGCTGCTGGGTCCACCCTTATGCTCTGAGGACAGTGGCATCGGTGCTGACAATGAGTCTGTGCACTCCGTGGAGAAGCTGGGCAAGCAAGCCAGCTGGGACTTTGCAGCAGAACTTGGAGAATGGAAGCCAGGGACTGCAGCCCAAGGGGAGGCCAGGCCGTCAGGGCATGCCTGGCAGAAAGGTCCATACTGGACAGGTCCAGACAGACCCCAGGACTGTCCACTGTCAGGCCCCAGGATAGCAAAGGTTCAACCTGCAGTGCAGGATGAAGCCCGGAGTTCGAACACTTCCAGCACTAGCCCAGAAGCAGTCACCTCCAGGCCTCCAGAGGCTGCCAAAAGCATCCCGTGGGACTCTCTGGGGACCGAGATCCCTGTGCAGACACAGCTTTCTCGACGAAGCTCAGGACTGATGGGTTCTCCGTACCTGAGTGGAGATGAGGACAGCAGcccagaggaggaagatgaactTGGCAGCACGGATCTGCATCCTGAGCCACAGAAAGCCCTTCCTTCAAGACCACAGTCCTCACCAGACCCCCGGGAGAGCCTGTTTCAGCCATACTCCACGAAGCTTAGGAGCCCCCAGGCCCAGGAAATGATTCTGAAGATGAAAGAGGCCATCAGTGAAAGGATCAAGTTTGTCCCCGTGCCTTCCAGACCCCAGGACtgggctgaggaggaggaagggaggtcaGTGGTCCCTCCGAGACCCAGATCTGTCAGTGGCTGCAGGAGGGCCCCTGAGAGACAAAGGAGGTCGCAATCAGAGGGATGCCTCAAGAGCCATGTGGAAGACCCCACCCTCCAGGAGCTGAGGAGGGTCCAGACAGACCTCAGTAAGAGGCTGGAGGTATTTTATGCTCTGGGTGCCACACAGCAGGGACAGAGCAGGGAGCAATGTCTGCCACCCAGGACATCACTGCTATGGCCTCCCACCAACTGCAGGGTGAGTCCCAGTAGTGCCatcagcaagttcaaggcctctCTCACCCAAAACTTCAGCATTTTGCCCAACCAGGACAAGAGCATCTTCCAAAGAGGTAGTCCCTGCTTTGACAGTGACCAGCCTTGCCAGGGGAAGGCTGAAAAGCTGCCAAGTGCCATCTTTTGTGGCAAGAAGAACAGTAGGGCTCCCGGAGACAATGAAAGGGACATCAGGGCCTGTCCCACCAGAACATCAGTCAAGAAGCTTATTGAAACTTTCAGTCCTACCGAGAGTCCGAGGATGCCAAGGGACTGCAGGAACTTGGGGACAAGCCCCTGCCTCAGGAAGTGGGGTGTTCCTGCCATGCCTCCCAGATTTCCTATATACAGGGGGCTAGCCCCCCTGTATCCTAAGCCCCAGATTTCTCCAGCAGTAGGCAGAGACCCTCTCAAGCTGGGCATGAGCTGGAGGCCTTCTgcaccctttccctcccttcctccagcgGAAGCATCTGAGGGT is drawn from Rattus norvegicus strain BN/NHsdMcwi chromosome 6, GRCr8, whole genome shotgun sequence and contains these coding sequences:
- the Pcare gene encoding photoreceptor cilium actin regulator isoform X1, producing MGCTPSHNVIVNSVAKSGIQFFKRPKAILPGCQWGSQKCPIPLLIQSSTFCDPGGELHPGARLAEETASSRKLPDMTEGLCQLPESQTFHMNKSQSRMATDISFRTEGSHRTQEVEFSGKEGKENTPRETSERGREPKCHPSDSQDHCCQTVPEPKGKVDFPESLVKAHQHAYAYLHTSLSRYEAIVHLVQQASQTWELLQSMLSFLLLGFEEASQLLGEISKDGEVLLREVRGDLAWPVRKGEPWEHPDLLQQLLQYTVNKLQVVHSTVAALTGSFLEGSSSYLRATAGHLEGKLSTKRGIDECLLRALGQLESLTSGSSDPGLLGPPLCSEDSGIGADNESVHSVEKLGKQASWDFAAELGEWKPGTAAQGEARPSGHAWQKGPYWTGPDRPQDCPLSGPRIAKVQPAVQDEARSSNTSSTSPEAVTSRPPEAAKSIPWDSLGTEIPVQTQLSRRSSGLMGSPYLSGDEDSSPEEEDELGSTDLHPEPQKALPSRPQSSPDPRESLFQPYSTKLRSPQAQEMILKMKEAISERIKFVPVPSRPQDWAEEEEGRSVVPPRPRSVSGCRRAPERQRRSQSEGCLKSHVEDPTLQELRRVQTDLSKRLEVFYALGATQQGQSREQCLPPRTSLLWPPTNCRVSPSSAISKFKASLTQNFSILPNQDKSIFQRGSPCFDSDQPCQGKAEKLPSAIFCGKKNSRAPGDNERDIRACPTRTSVKKLIETFSPTESPRMPRDCRNLGTSPCLRKWGVPAMPPRFPIYRGLAPLYPKPQISPAVGRDPLKLGMSWRPSAPFPSLPPAEASEGEDIGGEMEEDLQNLPPPPLEILMDKSFTALEHPECSLEETLLPELQEARRPKRTWASPKLKASMSPMDLLPSKGNGSSPRLQGTRPGSTSNVGNSRKLTLDLNSQQTANPSPEAEGGAQIQAPPENTAGLSKHHQKAIPRHHANPTSGQSRALEPSLARFSRDPHSPEASRKGPERSPPGVRKASPPRAQWASQGGRRLQSLPSTHGPSQPGLRAVLSSPSPPLSPRTLSPPATRKPTSPPCQYPQSNPAPGSPPVQRTETNTPSSASSSSPSVSPSRGSKDSSHSEDSEGTTNKASRGTCSVLFPATAFCEAKSSFSTSHPQTLPEPGGLLRTPAGGWRGSAGPRLRADSQKRTVLNALDALPFVRRTASDRQRQQGDPLQLPSSDWESHPCQNSSSSSSEENAKQELPPWNNSRVPELQSSSTKWTSPLELCVLGHGLQPEARPSRSQDRSQPESQPQHKEVS
- the Pcare gene encoding photoreceptor cilium actin regulator, which translates into the protein MGCTPSHNVIVNSVAKSGIQFFKRPKAILPGCQWGSQKCPIPLLIQSSTFCDPGGELHPGARLAEETASSRKLPDMTEGLCQLPESQTFHMNKSQSRMATDISFRTEGSHRTQEVEFSGKEGKENTPRETSERGREPKCHPSDSQDHCCQTVPEPKGKVDFPESLVKAHQHAYAYLHTSLSRYEAIVHLVQQASQTWELLQSMLSFLLLGFEEASQLLGEISKDGEVLLREVRGDLAWPVRKGEPWEHPDLLQQLLQYTVNKLQVVHSTVAALTGSFLEGSSSYLRATAGHLEGKLSTKRGIDECLLRALGQLESLTSGSSDPGLLGPPLCSEDSGIGADNESVHSVEKLGKQASWDFAAELGEWKPGTAAQGEARPSGHAWQKGPYWTGPDRPQDCPLSGPRIAKVQPAVQDEARSSNTSSTSPEAVTSRPPEAAKSIPWDSLGTEIPVQTQLSRRSSGLMGSPYLSGDEDSSPEEEDELGSTDLHPEPQKALPSRPQSSPDPRESLFQPYSTKLRSPQAQEMILKMKEAISERIKFVPVPSRPQDWAEEEEGRSVVPPRPRSVSGCRRAPERQRRSQSEGCLKSHVEDPTLQELRRVQTDLSKRLEVFYALGATQQGQSREQCLPPRTSLLWPPTNCRVSPSSAISKFKASLTQNFSILPNQDKSIFQRGSPCFDSDQPCQGKAEKLPSAIFCGKKNSRAPGDNERDIRACPTRTSVKKLIETFSPTESPRMPRDCRNLGTSPCLRKWGVPAMPPRFPIYRGLAPLYPKPQISPAVGRDPLKLGMSWRPSAPFPSLPPAEASEGEDIGGEMEEDLQNLPPPPLEILMDKSFTALEHPECSLEETLLPELQEARRPKRTWASPKLKASMSPMDLLPSKGNGSSPRLQGTRPGSTSNVGNSRKLTLDLNSQQTANPSPEAEGGAQIQAPPENTAGLSKHHQKAIPRHHANPTSGQSRALEPSLARFSRDPHSPEASRKGPERSPPGVRKASPPRAQWASQGGRRLQSLPSTHGPSQPGLRAVLSSPSPPLSPRTLSPPATRKPTSPPCQYPQSNPAPGSPPVQRTETNTPSSASSSSPSVSPSRGSKDSSHSEDSEGTTNKASRGTCSVLFPATAFCEAKSSFSTSHPQTLPEPGGLLRTPAGGWRGSAGPRLRADSQKRTVLNALDALPFVRRTASDRQRQQGDPLQLPSSDWESHPCQNSSSSSEENAKQELPPWNNSRVPELQSSSTKWTSPLELCVLGHGLQPEARPSRSQDRSQPESQPQHKEVS